The segment ATTAAGAGACCTTTGAGGGAGTGTGATGTCAGGCGTCATTAGGTAGTTCTGCTGATTCACACCAAAACCAGTGTTTGGAGGCATAAGAGACCATGTGCCAGGGTACATATTATGATTGACATTTTGGTCAGGATAATGAACATTGATTGTGTTCCACGTATTTGAACGGTTTCCAGATATCTGACTAGGAAATGAACTCAGAGGGTTCCGCGTATCTTTCAGTGGTTGAAATCCAGATAATATCTCAGAGGAACCATCAGGCCTTCTCATCTGCATCCAACTCTGTGAACCTAGCTCCCTCTGGACAGAAACATTATTTTTCTCTTGATTGCTTCCTGAAGACCACGTGGTAAGCTTTTGGGAAGTATTTAGCTCATTGCTATCACCAAAACGACTTCTCAAATTCATGTTTTCTTGACTGTGGAAGGCCCTTGGAAGACCATTTTGCTGCGAGTTTGCCATGACTTTTGAAGCAACTGAATGAGAAGGCAAAACATGTATTAGCAATGGTAGCAATAAGACTACACGTATTCCAGATCGATAACAAGATCAAATGCAAACCTTCTTTGTTTACAGCAGACAAGTCAGGTGAGGAAGCTAAAACATTTGGACGAGCCCGCTTGGTTCGGGGTGCTGGAAGAGGGTTGACAGGGGAAGGGCTGTTAGCAGGTTCTATTTGCCAAGGAGAAACCCTATCAGGACGAGGAACAGAAGCAGCTTCATCCCATCGCACCTATTTTCACAAGAACAGCTTTAGAATAAACTGGTATACTCAATTGATTCCATAAGGTGAGGAATAATACGTAAGGTAAAATACCTTAAGGGAACGCCATTTTGAGTCAGCCCAACCAGATGGGTCAGAATCACCTACTCCAACAATTGTGCCAGTGaatctagcaaaaaaaaaaattaaagcttTTATACCATCTCTCCAAGAGGAATTATCTATTAGTAAATGTTCCACATCATTTAAAAGCAGCGACTGTAGCTGCTTACCTTTGCTCTGCAGCCTCTTCGCCTTCAAATGTCATCTTGAATCTCATCCCTATTGAATGATTTCGTTTCAGAGATTCCTCGTACAGATCACGTGGTACCACAAATTCAGATGGACTAGTCCTGCAATATCAGTGTCACTAACTCAATTAAAAACATGCAACTGATTGGCAGGCGCAATATCACTGTCACTAACTCAATTAAAAACTTTGCTCTATCGTGTATAGGATTATGGATTCTACTACAACAATGAGAGACAAATGGAATAGCATCGCTTCCAAACTGAAAACAGAATTGCCTAAGTATACAATTTGCCAGTTATCACAAACCTTGGCTTGTAGTACACAGTGAACATGGTTCCAGTGTTCACTGCATGCCATGCAGTTGCAAGAACACCAAGATGCATACTGTGGCTTGATATGACCGAAGATGGAATATTAGCTTGTTGTCTCATTGCACGCCGAACTCCAACTCGTAGTtccccattctcacctctattCATGTAATAAAAGGGGAGCTTTGGTTAAGTAGATTGGAGCAGAAAACAAGTAACATGAATTGTTCAGCATGAAAAAATTCCACACCTGAGAAATATGAAGGCATCTCCAGCAACAAGGCGTTTGGCACTCACAAAAACACTCCAACCACTCTGGAGAAGGTGTCTTCGTGGCTGACCTGATATCATGCAACCAGAGACTTCttagtttcaactttcaagagATACTCAACCAACTAAAATTAAGCAAGCTGCAATGTCACCACGGAGGACAATGGAGCAGGGGAGCCTTAACAAATAAAGCTAAGCACGCAAATGAACAACTGTCTGATAGATAGCCATCATTTTGCACTAAGTATCAAAGGCAGGTCCATACCAAAAGAAACCTAAATGCACAAAATATTTGCAGACAGATGGTCCATATCATTGAACCGAAATAATTTTTATACGTGCCACATCAGATTATGCATCTAAGATCAAAGTAAATGGGTCCACAAGACACAAAAATGGTCTGTATTGCATTATACTAACAAGTAAAGGCTGGGAATTCATGTCATGGAGGCTGAGGAAACAAACATGAAAGAGCTGGATACATTCTTTTGGCACAAATCCATTACAAGGAGGATGAAGTATCACCTCGGAAGATGTGACGGAAGCGCCACTCAACCCCATGAAGATCCTTGGCCACCAGCTCTTGTGTTGGGGGATGCTGACTCATATCCTGATCAAGCAGCGACGTCAAAGGCATTGCTACAATTAGCCTATCAAAAAAGCTGTACTGGACCAACAACAGAGACAACAACGTAACCAGCATCAAGTCAAAGGTTACAAGGGCCTAACCAGTGGTGGGAGGCACTCATCCGCGTGCCGGCGCAGCACCGAGAAGCCACCATGCGTGCTCGTGTCCGACGCAGTGAGCGTCTTGCAGAAGGAGTGCACCCGGGGCCGCTCAGTTGCAGCTGGTGGcaccacctcttcctcctccaccttgtCTTTGGACACATACCCGTTACCACTCCCATTCCCATCCTGCTGCTGTAAATCAACAAAGAAAAACACAAGCTATCAGCGTTCAAGACCCCAATTCTACACCGAAAACGCAAGCGAAAGCGCCTCACACGCACCTTCTCCGGAAGCAGGGTGAGCTGTGCATACACCTCATCCGTATCAGGCTCAGCCTATCCAAACATGAAACAAGTATTACACCCCTCATATACCCCCTAacaaaaatggtaaaaaaaaaagcagcaaaGGAGCTACTGGGGTAAGAAATGCAGCCAGGATGAACACCTTGAGCTCGACGTTCATGACCTTGCACGGGATCTTCCATGGCAGATTGTAGAGCGGAGCCCCCTGCTGCTCGGCGACCTGGTTCGTTGATGCCTCCACCTGGAACAGAACagaagaaagcagcagcagcagaaaagaATCAGGTCTCTCCTCCAAATCACAAAGGCAAGGCAAGAACATCATTGCGCATCTCTCCCCCGGAGTCGCGgttaaaaaattattaaagcCCCAAACTTtgggattaaaaaaaacataaaggtACTCATGCCATTGGAGGCACTAAAGAAAGACCAAATCTCCCAGGTCAAATGAACTCACCCccgcagtagtagtagtaaccaGTAGTAAAAAAAGCACTAAAAAAACCTAGAATTCGTCCACGGTCACAGGGGGAGCACAGAATTTTCCGCCCCAAATCCGCGGATTTCGCAAGACCGAGGTGGCAATGGCGCTCACATTGGGAAAACCCAAACCCTTCCCCCATCGAGGAAAATCATGGGAGACGAGGAAAATCGAAAATTCAGCACAAAGGCGACGTGTTTGACGAACCAGGATCAAGAAATTTTCAAATCGAAGAGCAGCTCGAAGCTGGAAGCACCCGAATTCCCCAGATCGAGATGAGGAGCGGCATGAACCCGCGCCAAAACCCCCGAAAAACTCGGCAATTCGGGATCGATCGCCCCAAACCCCCACAAAcacaaacccccccccccccccccccccaaaaaaaaaaaattcggagAGAATTTCGGGCTCAAAGCACACCAAAtccgcacaaaaaaaaaacagcaacacAAGCAGCTCTCCCCCATCCAGCCCGCGTGGGTGAGAGAAGCAACGGGAGGTTCTCCCTCTCCGCgctgcacctcctcctccgcctcctcaccTGCTCG is part of the Oryza glaberrima chromosome 12, OglaRS2, whole genome shotgun sequence genome and harbors:
- the LOC127757104 gene encoding auxin response factor 24 isoform X2: MAAAATAAASPVEGLTGGGGGGGGVDGLFVELWRACAGPLVTVPAVGERVFYLPQGHIEQVEASTNQVAEQQGAPLYNLPWKIPCKVMNVELKAEPDTDEVYAQLTLLPEKQDGNGSGNGYVSKDKVEEEEVVPPAATERPRVHSFCKTLTASDTSTHGGFSVLRRHADECLPPLDMSQHPPTQELVAKDLHGVEWRFRHIFRGQPRRHLLQSGWSVFVSAKRLVAGDAFIFLRGENGELRVGVRRAMRQQANIPSSVISSHSMHLGVLATAWHAVNTGTMFTVYYKPRTSPSEFVVPRDLYEESLKRNHSIGMRFKMTFEGEEAAEQRFTGTIVGVGDSDPSGWADSKWRSLKVRWDEAASVPRPDRVSPWQIEPANSPSPVNPLPAPRTKRARPNVLASSPDLSAVNKEVASKVMANSQQNGLPRAFHSQENMNLRSRFGDSNELNTSQKLTTWSSGSNQEKNNVSVQRELGSQSWMQMRRPDGSSEILSGFQPLKDTRNPLSSFPSQISGNRSNTWNTINVHYPDQNVNHNMYPGTWSLMPPNTGFGVNQQNYLMTPDITLPQRSLNAKFGGNGAFTSLRAHGIDQRSSGWLGHIEPSSHIDDASSSLIKPQPLVIDHNVQKAKGSSCMLFGISLDSPAKPELLISPPSVAFDGKLQQDALEEDECSDPSKTVKPLDGAQHDSATEKHQSCPDGTKNIQSKQQNGSSRSCKKVHKQGIALGRSIDLTKFTCYDELIAELDQMFDFNGELNSSSKNWMVVYTDNEGDMMLVGDDPWNEFCNMVHKIFIYTREEVQKMNPGALNSRSEDSRSTSVERGLVGEGLQGGLSTPSLNSENC
- the LOC127757104 gene encoding auxin response factor 24 isoform X1 produces the protein MAAAATAAASPVEGLTGGGGGGGGVDGLFVELWRACAGPLVTVPAVGERVFYLPQGHIEQVEASTNQVAEQQGAPLYNLPWKIPCKVMNVELKAEPDTDEVYAQLTLLPEKQQDGNGSGNGYVSKDKVEEEEVVPPAATERPRVHSFCKTLTASDTSTHGGFSVLRRHADECLPPLDMSQHPPTQELVAKDLHGVEWRFRHIFRGQPRRHLLQSGWSVFVSAKRLVAGDAFIFLRGENGELRVGVRRAMRQQANIPSSVISSHSMHLGVLATAWHAVNTGTMFTVYYKPRTSPSEFVVPRDLYEESLKRNHSIGMRFKMTFEGEEAAEQRFTGTIVGVGDSDPSGWADSKWRSLKVRWDEAASVPRPDRVSPWQIEPANSPSPVNPLPAPRTKRARPNVLASSPDLSAVNKEVASKVMANSQQNGLPRAFHSQENMNLRSRFGDSNELNTSQKLTTWSSGSNQEKNNVSVQRELGSQSWMQMRRPDGSSEILSGFQPLKDTRNPLSSFPSQISGNRSNTWNTINVHYPDQNVNHNMYPGTWSLMPPNTGFGVNQQNYLMTPDITLPQRSLNAKFGGNGAFTSLRAHGIDQRSSGWLGHIEPSSHIDDASSSLIKPQPLVIDHNVQKAKGSSCMLFGISLDSPAKPELLISPPSVAFDGKLQQDALEEDECSDPSKTVKPLDGAQHDSATEKHQSCPDGTKNIQSKQQNGSSRSCKKVHKQGIALGRSIDLTKFTCYDELIAELDQMFDFNGELNSSSKNWMVVYTDNEGDMMLVGDDPWNEFCNMVHKIFIYTREEVQKMNPGALNSRSEDSRSTSVERGLVGEGLQGGLSTPSLNSENC